One Defluviitoga tunisiensis genomic window carries:
- the acpP gene encoding acyl carrier protein, translated as MTRDELFEKVKEIIVDTLSVDEDDVTVDASFTDDLDADSLELVDLTMAFESEFGITIEDEELEKIQTVEDAVEILANKLNIDDED; from the coding sequence ATGACAAGAGATGAATTATTTGAAAAGGTAAAAGAAATAATTGTAGATACATTAAGTGTTGATGAAGATGATGTCACTGTTGATGCATCTTTTACAGATGATTTAGATGCCGACTCATTAGAATTAGTCGATTTAACAATGGCTTTTGAATCTGAATTTGGAATAACCATAGAAGACGAAGAGTTGGAAAAAATCCAGACAGTTGAAGACGCTGTTGAAATCTTAGCTAATAAGTTAAATATAGACGACGAAGATTAA
- a CDS encoding CTP synthase — MSAKKYIIVTGGVLSGIGKGVASAAIGRLLKEFNLEVNSLKIDPYLNVDAGNMNPNQHGETFVTEDGYEADLDLGHYERFLGIDMKRYNNMTAGQVYKYVIEKEREGKYLGATVQMVPHVTGRIKERIEEIDSEILLVEVGGTVGDIEGEIFLEAVRELSFEKGRENFLFIHVTFVPYLHITNEFKTKPTQQSIQLLRRIGIQPDMILVRTEKEIDFSSLEKIALFGGVPLENVINLPDLNNVYEVPEELNKKNLPLLISKKLNLSLDNNSYENIKWKSPKTFKNLKIALISKYTGTDDAHKSIMESIFLSGVNRPDIINAGELEEMKEENLKIFLSKYDGIIIPAGFGKRAIEGKIKAIKYARENNVPILGISLGMQLMVIEFARNVLNLKDANSTEFDENTPYPVIDLIAKSNKTINENNNSMRLGAHKINIFTNTKLFEIYSEATVLERHRHKHIVNYEKFQEIFEKPSDNFGKLTVSAMSDYVEAIELKNHPFYIGVQYHPEFKSKVGKPHPLFPAFIKAVENHSQNY; from the coding sequence ATGTCTGCTAAAAAATATATAATTGTTACAGGTGGAGTTCTTAGTGGAATAGGAAAAGGTGTGGCTTCCGCTGCTATAGGAAGGCTCTTAAAAGAATTTAACCTAGAGGTGAACTCGTTAAAAATTGATCCTTACCTAAACGTTGATGCCGGAAATATGAATCCAAATCAACACGGGGAAACTTTTGTTACGGAAGATGGATATGAAGCAGATCTTGATTTGGGACATTATGAAAGATTCTTAGGTATAGACATGAAAAGATATAACAACATGACCGCTGGTCAAGTATATAAATATGTAATTGAAAAAGAACGAGAAGGAAAATATCTAGGAGCAACCGTTCAGATGGTTCCCCACGTAACTGGACGTATTAAAGAAAGAATCGAAGAAATTGATTCAGAAATCTTACTTGTAGAAGTCGGCGGTACTGTTGGAGACATCGAGGGAGAAATATTTTTAGAAGCGGTTAGAGAACTATCTTTTGAAAAAGGGCGAGAAAACTTTTTGTTTATTCATGTAACGTTTGTACCATATCTACACATTACTAATGAATTTAAAACTAAACCTACTCAACAATCGATTCAACTTTTAAGAAGGATCGGTATTCAACCTGACATGATTTTAGTAAGAACTGAAAAAGAAATCGATTTTTCTAGTTTAGAAAAGATTGCTCTATTTGGTGGAGTTCCGCTTGAAAATGTTATTAATCTTCCTGATTTAAACAACGTTTATGAAGTTCCAGAAGAATTAAACAAAAAGAATCTACCTTTATTGATTTCTAAAAAATTAAACTTAAGTCTTGACAACAACAGTTATGAAAATATTAAGTGGAAATCACCCAAAACTTTTAAGAATCTAAAAATCGCCTTAATTTCTAAATATACTGGAACTGATGACGCCCACAAAAGTATAATGGAAAGCATCTTTCTTAGTGGCGTTAATAGGCCTGATATTATTAATGCTGGCGAGTTAGAAGAAATGAAAGAAGAAAATCTTAAAATATTTTTAAGTAAATACGATGGAATAATTATTCCTGCCGGTTTTGGTAAACGAGCTATAGAAGGGAAGATTAAAGCTATAAAATATGCCAGAGAAAATAATGTACCTATTCTGGGAATATCATTAGGAATGCAATTAATGGTAATTGAATTTGCAAGAAATGTGCTGAACCTGAAGGATGCGAACTCAACTGAGTTTGACGAAAATACGCCCTATCCAGTAATCGATTTAATTGCAAAATCAAATAAAACTATTAATGAAAATAATAATTCTATGAGATTAGGGGCCCACAAAATAAATATTTTTACTAATACAAAACTTTTTGAAATTTATTCTGAAGCTACCGTACTTGAAAGGCATAGACATAAACACATTGTAAATTATGAGAAATTTCAAGAAATATTTGAAAAGCCATCTGATAATTTTGGAAAATTGACTGTTTCTGCCATGTCAGATTATGTTGAAGCTATTGAGCTTAAAAACCATCCATTTTATATCGGTGTTCAATATCATCCAGAATTCAAGTCTAAGGTTGGAAAACCTCATCCTCTTTTTCCTGCCTTTATAAAAGCAGTTGAAAATCATTCTCAAAATTATTGA
- a CDS encoding alpha-amylase family glycosyl hydrolase, with amino-acid sequence MNFYELYLRSFYDSNGDGLGDFQGLKKKIDYFCELGIDHIWLLPILKSPAFHGYTISDFYNVNPVYGTLQDLQEALNVGHKKGLKFILDLPINHVAVTSEWFQKALKGEEPYKHWFIWANEKADLNEKRHWDESKIWYRIGDKYFYGIFGPASPDLNFERKDLWKEIKKIFKYWLDIGFDGFRLDAAKHIFDFDTENMRFKYQHEKNVQFWKEMVSHIKSINRDAIVVSEVWDSPEIVRKYEGIFDIGFNFPLAEDIKMTLKSESTKKFVETLEKCMPEYFPDGVVQSVSGNFLTNHDMTRIISDLKNEEKVKLGFSIIYTLPGVPFIYYGEEIGMKGIPIDVNFTEDSQEPFQWYENGFGIGQTEWKGCKFNPPYSGTSVEEQINQIDSILNTIKTLIVFRKANPWIDEAKIKILNFDQNMVELCVYNQINEIRTYYNLKSSKSSVLLPNGEELLSIGENINNKNELVLSPYGVYSIKMIKQ; translated from the coding sequence ATGAATTTTTATGAATTATATTTGAGATCCTTTTATGATTCTAACGGTGATGGATTAGGAGATTTTCAAGGTTTAAAAAAGAAAATCGACTATTTTTGCGAATTGGGAATTGATCATATATGGTTGCTTCCGATTCTCAAGTCTCCTGCTTTTCATGGTTATACTATTTCCGACTTTTACAACGTTAATCCTGTTTATGGAACTTTGCAAGATTTGCAAGAAGCCTTAAATGTCGGGCATAAAAAAGGTCTCAAATTTATACTAGACCTTCCAATAAATCACGTGGCAGTTACCTCTGAATGGTTTCAGAAAGCATTAAAAGGGGAAGAACCTTACAAACATTGGTTTATCTGGGCTAACGAAAAAGCTGATTTAAACGAGAAAAGACATTGGGATGAAAGTAAAATTTGGTATCGAATTGGCGACAAATATTTTTATGGAATATTTGGACCTGCATCACCTGATCTTAATTTTGAAAGAAAGGATCTTTGGAAAGAAATTAAAAAGATATTTAAATATTGGTTGGATATCGGTTTTGATGGGTTTAGATTGGACGCTGCGAAACATATCTTTGATTTCGATACCGAAAATATGAGATTTAAATATCAACATGAAAAAAATGTCCAATTTTGGAAGGAAATGGTTTCTCATATTAAATCGATTAATAGAGATGCAATAGTGGTGAGTGAAGTTTGGGATTCACCCGAAATAGTAAGAAAGTATGAAGGAATATTTGATATAGGATTTAATTTTCCGCTTGCAGAAGATATAAAAATGACTTTGAAAAGTGAAAGCACTAAAAAATTTGTTGAAACATTAGAAAAATGTATGCCAGAATATTTTCCAGATGGTGTGGTTCAATCAGTTTCTGGTAATTTTTTAACAAATCACGATATGACAAGAATAATTTCAGATCTAAAAAATGAAGAAAAAGTTAAACTAGGCTTTTCTATAATTTATACTTTGCCTGGCGTTCCTTTTATTTATTACGGTGAGGAAATTGGTATGAAAGGCATCCCAATTGATGTGAACTTTACTGAGGACAGCCAAGAACCTTTTCAGTGGTATGAAAATGGATTTGGTATTGGTCAAACCGAGTGGAAAGGGTGTAAATTCAATCCTCCTTACTCAGGAACATCTGTTGAAGAACAAATCAATCAAATTGATTCAATTTTGAATACAATTAAAACTTTAATTGTATTCAGGAAAGCCAATCCTTGGATAGATGAAGCTAAAATTAAAATTTTGAATTTTGATCAAAATATGGTAGAATTATGCGTGTATAACCAAATAAATGAGATTAGAACCTATTATAATCTAAAATCATCCAAAAGCTCGGTTTTGCTGCCAAATGGTGAAGAATTATTATCTATTGGTGAAAATATAAATAATAAAAATGAACTGGTGTTGTCTCCTTATGGGGTTTACTCAATAAAAATGATCAAACAATAA
- a CDS encoding transglycosylase SLT domain-containing protein, with amino-acid sequence MHNKKTKILLLLALVSVTVYSLSPYFEINFEESKSDIKIKTILYDFISTQYNIAVGKNMPPERLNELVNAIMESSKIFEISPLLITAIIDTETNFKNIIGPYGEIGYMQIRPTTAKFIIEEYYSLFESLNYTQKEISWIEQRLLVDPRYNILVGTAYLKYLTDSHGDIYKALGWYNGGGNAYYSNKVVYRLNKISINYPLL; translated from the coding sequence ATGCATAATAAAAAAACTAAAATCCTATTATTATTAGCTTTAGTTTCCGTCACCGTTTATTCTTTATCTCCTTATTTTGAGATAAACTTTGAAGAATCTAAGTCAGATATAAAAATAAAAACAATTTTGTATGATTTTATATCCACACAATACAATATTGCTGTTGGAAAAAATATGCCCCCAGAAAGATTAAACGAATTAGTAAATGCAATAATGGAATCATCCAAAATTTTCGAAATATCTCCTTTATTGATTACAGCTATAATAGATACTGAAACAAACTTTAAAAATATAATAGGTCCCTATGGTGAAATTGGTTATATGCAGATTAGACCTACAACTGCAAAGTTTATTATAGAGGAATATTATAGCCTGTTTGAATCATTGAACTATACCCAAAAAGAGATTAGTTGGATCGAGCAAAGACTTTTAGTTGACCCGAGGTACAATATTCTAGTAGGAACTGCTTATTTAAAATATCTAACAGATAGTCATGGAGATATTTATAAAGCTTTAGGTTGGTATAATGGCGGCGGCAATGCTTATTATTCTAATAAAGTGGTTTACAGATTAAACAAAATATCAATCAATTATCCACTTTTATAA
- the arcA gene encoding arginine deiminase: MNLSVYSEIGKLEKVLLHRPGEELENLAPFYLTDLLFDDIPFLKKAQEEHDYFANVLKNNDVEVLYLSKLLEETLTINQLKNQFLDEFLDFSDIKNKFIFELLKEYLLSLETKKMIDKIIAGVRSDELEIKRNIFSLRVRRADIEIPFFLNPMPNLYFQRDPVAILGKGACINRMKTQARRREVMLMEYVLKYHEDFKGTEFYYEKEFPYSIEGGDILILNNKTLAIGISQRTSPEAVEILAKRFLKENKDSFEKIIAFIIPHDRAYMHLDTIFTMVDYNKFLVHANLRGDLKTFTIFKTDKGFDFQEQEKSLEEILKEHLHLDHVQLIKCGGGDIIASHREQWNDGSNCLAIEPGKVIAYDRNYVTNKEMEKAGIEVFEIPSGEISRGRGGPRCASMPLIRRNMV, translated from the coding sequence ATGAACCTTTCTGTATACTCTGAAATTGGAAAACTGGAAAAAGTTTTGTTACATAGACCTGGAGAAGAATTGGAAAATTTAGCTCCTTTTTACCTTACAGATTTGTTGTTTGATGATATACCTTTTTTAAAAAAAGCACAAGAGGAACATGATTATTTTGCAAACGTCCTAAAAAATAATGATGTTGAGGTTCTATATCTATCAAAGCTTTTAGAAGAAACTCTTACAATAAATCAACTAAAAAATCAATTTTTAGACGAGTTTTTAGATTTTTCAGATATTAAAAATAAATTTATTTTTGAACTGTTAAAAGAATATCTATTATCGCTTGAAACAAAAAAAATGATTGACAAAATCATTGCTGGTGTAAGGTCAGATGAACTTGAAATAAAAAGAAATATTTTTTCTTTACGAGTAAGAAGGGCTGATATTGAAATACCTTTTTTTCTAAATCCCATGCCGAACCTTTATTTTCAACGGGACCCTGTTGCTATTTTGGGAAAAGGTGCCTGCATCAACAGAATGAAAACACAAGCCCGAAGAAGAGAAGTTATGTTGATGGAATATGTGCTTAAATACCATGAAGATTTTAAGGGGACAGAATTTTATTATGAAAAAGAATTTCCTTACTCAATAGAAGGAGGGGATATTCTTATTTTAAATAATAAAACACTAGCAATAGGCATCTCTCAAAGGACTTCTCCAGAAGCGGTAGAAATATTGGCAAAAAGGTTTTTAAAAGAAAACAAAGATAGTTTTGAAAAAATCATAGCATTTATTATTCCTCATGACAGGGCATATATGCATTTAGACACGATTTTTACTATGGTAGATTATAACAAATTTCTTGTTCACGCTAATTTAAGAGGGGATTTAAAAACCTTTACCATTTTTAAAACTGATAAAGGTTTTGATTTTCAAGAACAGGAAAAATCTTTAGAAGAAATATTAAAAGAACATTTACATCTTGACCATGTTCAATTGATAAAATGTGGAGGCGGAGACATTATTGCATCACACAGAGAACAATGGAACGACGGTTCAAATTGCTTAGCTATAGAGCCTGGAAAAGTAATAGCTTATGATAGAAATTATGTAACAAATAAAGAAATGGAAAAGGCGGGAATAGAGGTTTTTGAAATACCTTCAGGTGAGATATCAAGAGGCAGAGGAGGTCCAAGGTGTGCAAGCATGCCTCTAATAAGGAGGAATATGGTATGA